The following nucleotide sequence is from Juglans microcarpa x Juglans regia isolate MS1-56 chromosome 6D, Jm3101_v1.0, whole genome shotgun sequence.
CACTCTATGGTGGACaagggagttccactaggatagtCCACTATCCTTTCATTTGGAGTTGAGATAAACACTTAACATTTCATGCTTGACTCAAAATTCATGACAGGCTCGCATGTTTCATGACATATATTCATGCTATGTGATAGATATTCATGCTTATGACCAATGGCATCATGAATAACATAGTTATTGAAAATATAACAAGAATTTAGATAAAACATGATTCACTTTGCATGGAGTTTACTATATAACATATTATCATAcaccaagagtaagttagaaactaacttACATAAATACTtgtgattaaaaatttattggGCTGACATGGGAGGTACAAGATAGGGCATGGGGCAGGACAATCATAGGTAATTGGGTGTGGAAGGAGCCATGTTGGGGTGAAATCCTTGCACCCAATGGACCAGTTCTGGGGGATCAGTTTTGTCTTTTGAACCTCGAACTTGGAGGGCTATTGTGAAGGGGTATGAGGTTGGGTTAGAGGCTAAAAAGAATGCCCACATGCAGTGCATGGGCATGGCAGGCTATACAAAGGCGTCTTGGTTGCTTGCAAAAGTTGTTCAAGTCAAATGGGAATGGGAGATGTGCAAACCGATTGGGGTGAGGCGCATGGTTTTGGGATTTCAAGTTTAAATCCAATGGGCCTGGTCTTGGGCAGTATAAAGATGTAACTAGGGGCATGGTGTGTGTAAGAGGTGTAAGCTTTTGTAAGAGAAACATGGGTCTAACTTGTTTCGAACTCAATCTCCTTACACATGTGTACTAACCTTGACATACGTAAAGGTAGTCCAAATTTCAGGTGTGATGGTGCCTTGTGTTCTAGAGGTTCCCTAGTGTCTCTTAGTTGATTTGGGCATCCTACATTGCAATGTGGCAGCTAGTTGATGATGTGGCGCCTTTTGATTGTCCCATTTCGCACTCAGAAATTATGAAGCTTTTTGTTATatcataaaatctgaaaaattcaTTCAAATCTAATAGTGCAATCCATTTCATCAAATTTGATCCTAAGTGTCTTAAAAAATCCCAAACATCTTCCATTCACTTAGCGGATCATAATTCGACTACAATAACAAACCAAAATCTAACTAATCTTTAATCTATGAAATTTCTCCCAAGTTTTTACTGcatatctaatttataattaaaaaaaattatttccatcaAATTGTTTTGGGGCATTACATCCTCCCACCTTAACTAGAGATTTCGTACTCAAAATCTAAGGGCACGTACAAAACAATATCTTAAGCAGATAATAACTAAAGGAGAATACTCATAAAACTAAAGCCCATCATTGGTCGTGGGGTCGGTGGGTGATGACGGTGGTGGTATCTCTAATCCTGCCAATGTGATGTCCCGAGGGAGATAGTACAATGTGTCATCTTCGGACTCGTAGTACATGTTGATGATTAATGCAGAGTCAACCTCAATGCAACTAGGTCATCATCACTAGAAGATTGTCCCTCCTTTAGACAGCAGTATCGATGAGTGGAGAAGATCAATGATCCAGAAGTCTTGGCATCTGTATAGCATAGCACTCCTCCTCAGCATGGTTTGACGCTGCCTCCTCTAGCGATCTCTAAGCACAAAATCGAGTCCCATCCTTCCAAGTGGTTGGGTGGTGTGGCGGGAACCGTTCCTCATGAGATATTGCTTTCCTCTCATAGCCTGCCCCATGAAAATCTATATCCATGACGTAGGTTCTATGGTGTTCCCACTTCCCCATGCCTCGCCAATAGGCCACAACCTCTTTTCATCAGGTGTCTACTACATCATTCCTCTCTCATTGGGCACACTCACTCCGTTGATAGTATGTATTTCCACACAGTGACTCTCTAACATGCCATATATTGCTACAAAATACTGAAGTCAACAACAAGATGACCAAATTCAAGCTTAACAATCCATGCAACTGTGTCATTTCTATCTGAGGTAAAATTCTTTCTTTGGTATCCGAAAAAAAGAATCAAGTACAAAAGGGATGTCTGATGCATGCAATCTCTTATGGTATACAAAACAATAACTACAATTTCGGCTAAGCCATTTTCATtgtcaaatacaaaaattaaatcaCAACCCAAATAGATGAGACTACTTGGCTTGCATATCCCTTTCTTTTTCCCAAGTTGCTTCCTGGTATTATGGTTATACCACAATATTGTTACCAGTGAAATCTTATAGTTCCTCAACTCCTCCTCCCAATCAATAATTTGCACTCTTATTTTCTCATAGGTCAAGTTTGGTTACAATGGTATACTTTCTAGATTGAAAATTGATGGGGACTGGTCCCCAAAATTCTTCTTTAAGGAAGACATATGGAACACATTGTGAATTCCATGGAATTCAGTTAGTAGATTTAAACGGTACACAACTGCTCCCACTTTCTCTAATATCTTATATGGTCTCACATATCTTAGACTCaatttcccttcttgccaaaacgAGTCACTCCCCTCATGGAAGATACCTTCACACAGACCCAGTCATCGACTTCAAAATCCATATTCTCCTCCTATTGTCGTCATAACTCTTTTACAAACTCTaagctgctttcattctttctcGGATTAATAAGACTTGGTCCTTTAGTTCCTGCAGAGCCTTCAGGCCAATAACCTTGCCCTTTTCAACCTCATCTCAATATAATGGAGTTCTACACTTTCTTCTGTACAAGGCTTCATTGGGTGCCATTTGAATGGTGGCATGAAAGCTATTGTTATAAGAGAATTCTACCAAAGGAAGTTTCTTCTCCCAATTACCTGTGTGCTCTACCACACAGGCCCTGAGCATGTGCTCCAGAGTGTGTATGGTTTACTAAGTCTGTCTGTCTATCTCAAGTTGGCAAGCACTCAATTTGGTGCCCATCAAGCTCTGCGAAATTTGCTAAAAGCAGGATGTAAAACGAGTGTCTTTGTCTAACACAATCTTTCTTGTCACTCCGTATAACCAGACAATTTCTAACACAAATCCTGGCCAATTCGGGATCAGTAGTGGTTGTTACATGCCTGCCAACTTCTAATGTCCTGCTATGACAACTCTATACACCgataggggtgaaaaaaaaaccGGTGAATTAGTAAACCGGACCGCACCGGACCAAACCGGTGGGTTTGGTTCGGTATCGGGTTTGGTTCGATTCAGTACCAGTTTCGTTTTTCTCAAAATCGGTCCAGttccagtttttctttttctaaaactagaccaaaccggaccggatcgattcatatatatattttaattttttatattctataaaatattttttatattatatataatttttatatataatatatataattatatataaaataattttgtattatattttaaattactaattaatataatattaaattttaaaatcctatatcactatagtctataatacaatcataatatactaaaatatattatcactatattattatatgctataatatattatattatatgtactatataatatattggaaaaactaaaaaaaccgGACTGTACTAAACCGAAAAAATCGGTTCAGTACTGGTTTAAAGGTATAATCAGTGTGGTATCGATTCTTCAAGTTTAAAAACTAGTATATACTGGTTTGGTtttaaaatatgtctaaaatcGGACTAAACCGAACCAATTACACCCCTACACACCGATCACCTGTTTACGAATTTCTCCTCAtcttttttcattcattctCACCAAAAGCATCCGCTACCACATTTGCCTTACCTGGGTGGTAATTAATGTTACACTGATAGTCACTGATCGTTTTGAGACACCTTTTCTATCTCATATTTAAATTCTTTTGCAAAACATTTACTTAAGGCTCTTGTGATCTATGAATACTTCACACTTTTCACCAAAAGTAGTGTTTTAATTCTTCAGGGTGAACACCACTGCAGCTAACTCCTAATCGTGGGTAGGGTAATTCTGTTTGTAGTTCTTCAACTGACGTGAAGCATAGGTGACTACTCGCCCTTCTTGCATCAATGCACATCCAAGACCTGCTTTAAATGCATCACTATATACTACATAGGGCTTACGGGACTCTAACAATGTCAACACCAATGTCATTGTTAGTTTCTTCTATAATTCAAGTAAACTTCCCTCGCACCTATCACTCTAAATGAACCTTGCATTCTTCTTGGTTAGGACAGTACGTGGTCCAAATAGTTTTGAGAAACCCTCAACGAATCTTTTGAGTAACCAGCCAGTCCTAAGAAACTCCAGATCTCGTGTATGTTGGTCCGTCTCTGCCAACTAATCACTGCCTCTACCTTACTGGGATTGACAACTACTCTGTTGGATATCACATATCCCAAGAATTTCACTTCCGTGAGCCAAAACTCTCATTTGCTGAGTTTGGTGTGCAACTTAGATCTTTATGTCTAGTCAGCGCCAAACCAAAATGCCTTCGATACTTTTTGAATAGATCAAAATGTCATAACAGACAACAAAGCTATCTAGGAATGGCCTGAATACTAtgttcatcatatccataaatgTCGCAGGAGCATTAGTCAACCCAAATGGCATCACCAAAAACTCGTAGTGGTTGTACCTTGTCCTAAAAGCAGTCTTTGGTATACCCTGCTCTCTGACCTTTAGGTGATAATATCTCGATCGTAAATCTATCATTGAAAACACTGATGCTTCTTATACTTGATCTCGTAGGTCGTCAATTTGAGGTAACAGATACTTGTTGTTTATCATCACCTTGTTCAACTCCCTATAGTCAATACACATCCTCATCGAACCATCCTTATTCTTCATGAACAATACAGGGGCACCCTGGGTGAAGAACTAGAGCTGCAACTACAGTTGCTGGAGATGGTGCTGAAGTAGATTAGTAATTTGGCAACCAGCTATGATCAATTGGTTGTTACAACAAGTGACAATAATTCAAGTTAGGGCTCCTTTGGGTGATAAAAATTACTGGTAATTCGTTGTTTGATGGAAGTACAAGGATTCAAGCTTCGGCAGTTAGGCTGGATTTTTCAAGGTTTGATGGTTCAGAACCAATAAAGTGGATTCTCAAGGCCCATCAATTTTACGCTTACTATAATACTCCGAAAGAACACAAATTGCAAATTACTTCCTTCCATATGGAAGGTAAGGCTCTCTCATAGTATTGTTGGTTGATGGATTCCAGCCCAGCTCATTCCTGGGAGGAATTTGTGATAGCATTTGGGCCTTCGACCTACAAGCATCCTGTTGGGGCTTTCACAAAACTTTACCAAATAGACTCAGTGGAGGAATACCAAACCCAATTTGAGATACTATCCAATAGGATCGGTGGGTTTATAGAGGAGTTTtgcatcaacatttttttagtGGGCTATGAGAGGATTTGTGGATTGTGGTGACCATGTTTTAGCCTACAATGTTGCTGGCTACTTTTGGGCTTGCAAGGTTACAGGAAGAAGAAGTGTGGCATAGGTTCAAAGACCAAGATCCACCCAACCTACCCCAACCCAATACACCTAGACTACTCGAACCTACACTCATCTTAAGGCTACCCCGATCTCCTCCACGTTTGGAAGCAAGAATCCCCAACCTAATGACCCACCACCTCTTCCTAACAAAAGACCCACCAATTGGAGCATAGGTGTCGAGTacctaaattatttttgttggaagGACTACAAccagaaggagaagaggaagttTTTTAGAGTATTCCCAATGAACAAGAGATGGGAACCGTCCAAGAGCCCACCGAGGTAGGAGAGTTGCTAGAAATTTCCCTCCATGCTATTTCAGGCACACCGTCTCTGCAAACTATGCAATTATGGGGTGTACTAGGAGATAAATCAGTGGTTGTCCAAATTGATGTAGGAAGCACACACAACTTTAAGGATCTAAGCGTGGCAAAAAAGGCAAACTTTTACATTGAAGAAAGTCATAACCTAACAGTAATGGTGGCAAATGGGGAGCAAGTTCCAAGTTTGGGATGTTATGAGGTAGTCTCCTTTCAACTACAAGGTCAATCATTTTTTGCACACCTATACTCCCTGCCCTTGGTAAGATTTGACCTTGTCATAGGTGTAAATTAGCTCTACTAATTGGGACCAATTCTTTAAGATTATACTAAACTTACTATAAAGTTTATGTGGTACGGAAAAGCAATTCAATTACAAGGACTTAGTCCATCAGATGCCACAAGGGAATATTCTATTTGGGAAGACTTAGATGAGCATCGTAGGAAGTCTCCATACCTTGAAGGGCAAGGTCTTCAGAAAGAGAAGGGTTGCGTTATGGGCAAGACACAAAGGGCTATATGGGATACAGAGGAAAACGTGGCATGCTTGAGCCTGGTCACCTGTGGGGTTATCTTTTTAccgtttatttctttttagtgttgttcttttatttatcaagCTGAACGAATCAGTCCATGGTGGAATGGGCCTTATTGGTCTATTGTACATGGGTTTAAGGGACAACAGTgagtccatttttcttttactttatgtCTATCTAGTTTAGTAGTTATTTTCTTGTCTATTTAATGTACAAATTATACCATTCACGCGCGCTTGTCTATAAGAATATTacttatttatgattaattatttttaataaaaatgattatttcttattaaaataagtttatttttaacgCAAATAGTCGTTATGGTTATGGTCGCAAATAAGTTCATAACATTCACGCTGGTAAGGTTTCGTCCGTCCCATTACCTCTCCATCCCTTCTCTGCCCAACTACAGCTCTCCCTCCCGCTCAATCTTTGTTTCAGATCGATTTCCAGTTGCATATTGGAGCACCCTCGCCGGAATATTGCATATCGGAGTATTGTTGGGAGATGATTTTCAGGTAATAGGAACTAACTCCCTAACCCTCTGGGTACGGGGCATTAGATATcatttatttggatttttacATAGCATTTTTATTCTGTACATAGAACGAAATGTAGCTACTTTCAGGTATAATACGAGATGAAGGCAGATAGTATATGTAAGCAATACAGGGCCGAGAGCCTGCTCAGCTTCCAGTCGATTCCTATTTACGTGTTACCAATACCCCTAGTGAAAATGCCAAGATGGCTGTCATAAAAATTCCCTTATTTCTTTTAAGCATCTCCACAACATTTTCCGAATTTGTATTCTTCAAATACTCTGTGATCTCTTCAGAGAACCCAACATTTCTCTTTTCGTCTACCACTTGCTTCGGGACAGTGACAAAGAGAATCTCACCACTGAATTTTCCAGTGGTCGTATCCATGTCCATATTTGTTGGCACTGTAAAGGTTTgctcaaaataaacaattttgtCATCATGTACTTTCCTTTCTCCATTGATCATCAAGTTGCCAGAGCCagtaatttgaaaatgaatCTCATCATTCTTGAAACCTAAAAGACCACACAAAATGAGAAAAACTAATTACATTATTCATTCATAACACAATACTAATTCCATTGGTTGGAATACAATATTTTGTCACTTTTCAATAAAGCTAATTCCATGATAAAACTTTTGTGCTTCTTATACCTTTTTCAATCATGCCTTGAAAAAGTTATTCCCACCTTTCCATGAAGAAAAATCACTCACCAGTTTTTCCTTGAGGAAGATGGTTGGCATTTCCCTTGCTCTTCTTCTCGTCTTCTCTTTGGGAACCATTGGCATTTCCTTCTACATTCTCATATGTTCTCTTTTCTTCTACCACTTGCTTTGGGACAGTGACATATAGAATCTCACCACTGAATTTTCCAGTGGTCTTATCCatttctgtattttttggcaCTTTAAAGGTTTgctcaaaataaacaattttttcttcatgtaCTTTCCTTTCTCCACTGATTATCAAGTCGCCAGAGCCAGTTACCTGAAGCTTAAGCTCATCCTTCTTGAAACCTAAAAGACCACACAAAATGAGAAAAACTAAGTACATTATTCTTGATTTCATCCATAACACAGTACTAAATCCATTGGTTGGAATACAATATTTTGTCACTTTTCCATAATTAAAGCATCCATGATAAAATTTTCGTGTTTCATATACCTTTTTCAATGCCTAGAAAAAGTTATTCCCACCTTTCCATGAAGAAAAATCACTCACCAATTTTTCCTTGAGGAAGATGGTAAACTTTTCccccaataaataaatagacaaCATTTTGCAAGAATAAACTCTGCAGCTTTTGGTGAGCATATATTTAACCTATCAATATGCTTTTCTTCACAGAAGGTTTTAAAAGTGTAATGGCAGGAAGAAATTAAGACATTATATGCCAGGTAAGGGAAAGTGAAGGTCTCCCccctaaatattcatatgaagTTTTATCTGAAAAAGAATATACAGTGTTTTTAAGTAGAAATGGTGATGGAGTTTAGCAGATTCATTACCAGGCAGATCAACAACGAGAGAATGGGTTCTTGGGTCCTCCCTCCAAAGCGAAGAAGGTACAAATTCTTCAACTACTGGGTTTTGCGAGCTTGTTCTCCCTCCATATCCCCTCATATCTCTAACATTTTCCATAGATGGAAAGCTGAACTTTGTTAAAGATGATGCATGTTGATGAGGTGATGCTTTGTAATGTAATTAGATGCAgtcttatttatttgaaaatgatgagCTAATAAAGTTTGCTTTTTCTCAAAgtattgaaacttgaaatacaaAAGCTTTCCTTGTGGTATTATGCTTCCTTATTCCAAGCTTTACCTGTTGGGAAAATTAAGTTTTAGGTGGTCACCTACGCAGTTTAATTGTAACCGGTGGAAAACAGGAAAGGTACTCTATTCTTTGCTTTCCTGGTGCCCAAACTCCGAACCATGCACCTCTTTCGGCCTAGCTAGTTTGTTGCCTTGATATGCTCTTGCATGAACTTTTAAAAACTAactaaaaaatgagaaatgatttacacaaactCTAATTAGATAAACCTCACGTAagtctttattaaaaaattgacatcaccttaaaaaaatgtaaaaaaaatatatatatattatttattagtgtaATTCACCTTTTTACAAATGACTTGTacgaaatttatctatttaaaacttatacatGACATTattagtaaaaattaataaatttattcagCGATCCCAAACCAATTACCAATAGAAAGCAAGAAAGTAGTGGGCCAACAATGAGAGGATTATGGCTTAAGGCCGGTGACTGTTAAACCaattataaatgattttctaattttcacCTTCCACTTATAATTTGGGTTATTGTTAAATATAAGTTAGAAAATATATCCCCATGTGTACTTaaacttcttaattaattaataatgttactataaagtaataaattttatttaaaatttaagatattaaaaaagtacttaTGTAGTTAATTAAACCACTTTTAGTTATTCTAATCCATGTCCTTttgtacataataaaataattacaaatcaaTGATACgatcttaatgattaagaatttgataaaaatcaATAAACGGATCAGTATTTCATGGAATAACGTCCTGCTTATAATTTCACTTGAAATTAATAGTATTCATTTAGCATAAAACAAAGGATATTTCGATCATTTCACATCATGTTAATAATTAAATTCGACGACTAAAATATCATGTGTTTGACACTGAATGGATATTCTCAATTTCACTTAAAAGGGAGAGATTTATTATACGTATTTTTATGCACTtcttgttagttttttttaataatatttataatttattactgtTGCTCGCCTTTGCTTTTTGGTCTTTTACTTTGTGTTTTATGGGGCTGGAAATTAAATTGCCGTTACTTTGGGTTTAATTTGGCTTGTAGCCTTATTAGTTATAAACGTTGGTTTCTCATAACTTTTCCTTACCGTTTTGGATTTCAAGAAGCTTTATTGCTTTAACAGTTTCTTCAACGTTTTTCAACGGGCTTGTGGTTGTTTATATTGGCTTATTTAGTATATGTTTTTTCCGTTTACGTCCTTTAAGGTCTGGGTCACTTTTTGTCTATtacatatttatgtatatatttgtgtagtCTTGCGGTGAGTACGATGATGGAATGTACTTGAGAATAAgtgagataagaaaaataagtttagagattataatattttttagagtatttCCAGATAAAAGAAAGGTGTTCTTTTAATTGAGCTCAACCACTTGTGCAGAGTTAGTTCAGACTATACGACGATCAGTTAGGCTGTTGTATCCTAGAGGAGTCAAGTCAAGATGAATTCTGTTGTACCGgttaatttgagactttgtaTACAGCAGAGAACTTGAATATCTTTAAAAAGAGCGATATTTTCGTGCCTTGGTCCAAACTGGCttcgttttaattttaatttaattgtaatttttattatattattatgaatttcACCAACACTTCTTAAACTAATACCCATGTAATTATACCaactaatacataataaatagtaattcgCTATCTTTTCAATGAATAacatgagtaatgatacacatacaactattttataagaaaaattctacttaataTCCCTACAACACATGCTAAGGGATCCAAAAATAACTCCCTAACCCTCTGGGTACgggttatttgatttatttggatttttacATAGCATTTTTATTCTGTACATAGAACGAAATGTAGCAGCTTTCAGGTATAATATGAGATGAAGGCAGATCTTATATATGTAAGCAATACAGGGTCGAGAGCCTGCTCAGTTTCCAGTTGATTCCGTCTTACGTGTTACCAATACCCCTAGTGAAAATGCCAAGATTGCTGTCATAAGAATTCCCTTATTTCTTTTAAGCATCTCCACAACATTTTCCGAATTTGTATCCTTCAAATCCTTTGTGCAGATCTCTTCAGAGAACCCtacatttctcttttcttctaccACTTGCTTTGGAACAGTGACAAAGAGAACCTGATCACCAATGAATTTTCCAGTGGTCTTATCCATGTCCGTATTTTTTGGCACtttaaaggttttttcaaaagaaataattttttcttcatgtGCTTTCCTTTCTCCACTGATCATCAAGTCGCCAGAGCAAGTAACCTGAAGCTTAATCTCATCCTTCTTGAAACCTAAAAGACCACACAAAATGAGAAATAAGTACATTATTCTTGATTTCATCCATGACACAGTACTAAATGCATTTGTTGgaatacaatattttttcacttttccgTAAAGCTCCATGATAAAATTTTCGTGCTTCATATACCCTTTTCAATGCCTAGAGAAAGTTATTCCCACCTTACCATGAAGAAAAATCACTCACCAATTTTTCCTTGAGGAAGACGGTAAACTTTTCGATccccaataaataaatagacaaCACTTTGCAAGAATCGACTCTGCAGCTTTTGGTGAGCATATACTTAACCTATATATCAATATGCTTTTCTTCACAGAAGGTTTTAAAAGTGTATTGGCAGGAAGAAATTAAGACATTATATGCCTGGTAATGGAAAGTGAAGGTCACCCCCCTAAATATTCACATGAAGTTTTATCTGAAAAAGAATTTACAGTGTTTTTAAGTAGAAATGGTGACTGAGTTTAATTAGCAGATTCATTACCAGGCAGATCAACAACTAGAGAATGGGTTCTTGGGTTCTCCATCCAACTCGAAGAAGGTACAAATTCTTCAACTACTGGGTTTTGCGAGCTTGTTCTCCCTCCATTTTCCATAGATGAAAAGCTGAACTTTGTTAAAGATGATGAATGTTGATGAGGTGATGCTTTGTAGTGTAATTATATGCAgtcttatttatttgaaaatgatgagCAAATCAAGTTTGCTTTTCCGCTAAGgattgaaacttgaaatacaaACGCTTTCCTTGTGGTATTATGCTTCCTTATTCCAAGCTTTACCTGTTgggaaaattaagttttgagtGGCCGATGGAAAATAGGAAAGGTACTCTATTCTTTGCTTTCCTGGTGCCCAAACTCCAAACCACCTCTTTCGGCCTAGCTAGTTTATTGCCTTGATATCCTCTTGCATGAATATGAAATTCATACACGCACTCATCCCTGACTAGTGGCTTTACTTGAGGCTGGATGCCTCTCATCAAGagtattattaattttgtattggCTTTCGATTTTCGAGTCTCTCCTGTTTGAGTTGAAAGGCTTAGCTGACCAGAAGATAATAAAATTGCATGCTCTTTTTCGCATGAAAATACGATGCCATAGCTAAGTCGCTTGGAAGAACCTAATTGAAAGAGATTGTTACAAAAGCTCAAGctgtaaattatattttaaaactctAGCTCGATCGTCGTGTGGGTTAATGGGCTCAACACATGAAAAactttcattaaattttttgaaacgTTTCGATATCGTGTTAAACTAATACCTGTCTGGAAAGTTTGATATGATTGGAAAGTGACAAAtttgattattaaaattataacttaAGAGATTGAAATGGATCATTGAAGGGATAaacaacactagtccaaaacATTGCATAAATTGTATTTCTTTGGAGGCTCCAAAACACCACATGTAAGGTGGGAAATTTGACGAAAAGCCGAGCTTTGATAAATACCCAAATTCCTTTAACAAGTTGAGCTTTGATAAGAGGTGAAGAAAAtccaaattttcaattgaaggatatgttcatatatatatatagatagaccCAGATCCAACCCGTCGGCCTTTAACGCCGTTAATTCTAAGCAAAAACACTAGTGGCTAGCCCCCTCCCAATGGCACGTACGTTTTGAATACCCTATAACACAACAATTAGATAAGTCTCTGTTAAATCCACGGAGTTTTTGGGACTGGATTTAGCAGCGGATTTATATGAAcacaagataattttttttccatttggaTTTGAAGTGAATTCAGCGAACAAATACATGATTATTAGAATGGGACCTACAAACAAGagcaatcaaattataaattaaggtCAAATTCTGATGTGGGATTAGTATTTCATGGAATAAGGTCCTGTTTATTTCACTTGAAATTAATAGTATTCATTTAACATAAAACAAATGATATTTCTAACATTTCACATCAtgttaataattaaattcaacgACTAAAATATCATGTGTTTAACACTAAATGGATATTCTCAATTTCACTTAAAATTAGGGAGAGAATTCTTATCCGTATTTTTATACACTTCTTAAACTAATACCCAAGTAATTATACCAagttaataaatagtaattcgCTATCCCTTCAATGTGTAACATGAGTAACGATACACATGCGTACAAccaatcatttttttctaaaataatatgagtaataatacacatacaactatttttataagaaaaattatactcaagGGCCCTACACCATACACCTGTTgacggaaaaataaaaacttacatTAGCAGGTGTGTAGTGTAGGGCTGCCGAGTAGAAGAATTTTCATAATGAAAAAGGAAGTTCgcatatatacaatttatataattattagtaCTCGAGCATCTCCTAATCGCTAAAACATTGTCCTTTGTTTCGGTTCATTATGGTAAAACATATGAAAAGCTAATGTCACGATCCTAATGATTAATCAAATTAGTA
It contains:
- the LOC121235931 gene encoding inactive protein RESTRICTED TEV MOVEMENT 2-like isoform X4, giving the protein MENGGRTSSQNPVVEEFVPSSSWMENPRTHSLVVDLPGFKKDELKLQVTGSGDLIISGERKVHEEKIVYFEQTFKVPKNTEMDKTTGKFSGEILYVTVPKQVVEEKRTYENVEGNANGSQREDEKKSKGNANHLPQGKTGFKNDEIHFQITGSGNLMINGERKVHDDKIVYFEQTFTVPTNMDMDTTTGKFSGEILFVTVPKQVVDEKRNVGFSEEITEYLKNTNSENVVEMLKRNKGIFMTAIEKGFKKDELKLQVTGSGDLMISGERKVHEEKIVYFEQTFEVPKNTDMDKITGKFSAEILYVTVPKQGVEEKRTYENVEGNASGSQREDEKKSKGKVYHLPQGKIGFKNDEVQLQITGSGNLMISGERKVHEDKIDYIEQTFKVRKNTDMEKNIGKFSGDILFVTVPKQVVDEKRNVGFYEEIIKDLKNTNSENVVEMLIRNKGILMTAILAFSLGVLATRKL
- the LOC121235931 gene encoding inactive protein RESTRICTED TEV MOVEMENT 2-like isoform X1; amino-acid sequence: MENGGRTSSQNPVVEEFVPSSSWMENPRTHSLVVDLPGFKKDEIKLQVTCSGDLMISGERKAHEEKIISFEKTFKVPKNTDMDKTTGKFIGDQVLFVTVPKQVVEEKRNVGFSEEICTKDLKDTNSENVVEMLKRNKGILMTAIEKGFKKDELKLQVTGSGDLIISGERKVHEEKIVYFEQTFKVPKNTEMDKTTGKFSGEILYVTVPKQVVEEKRTYENVEGNANGSQREDEKKSKGNANHLPQGKTGFKNDEIHFQITGSGNLMINGERKVHDDKIVYFEQTFTVPTNMDMDTTTGKFSGEILFVTVPKQVVDEKRNVGFSEEITEYLKNTNSENVVEMLKRNKGIFMTAIEKGFKKDELKLQVTGSGDLMISGERKVHEEKIVYFEQTFEVPKNTDMDKITGKFSAEILYVTVPKQGVEEKRTYENVEGNASGSQREDEKKSKGKVYHLPQGKIGFKNDEVQLQITGSGNLMISGERKVHEDKIDYIEQTFKVRKNTDMEKNIGKFSGDILFVTVPKQVVDEKRNVGFYEEIIKDLKNTNSENVVEMLIRNKGILMTAILAFSLGVLATRKL
- the LOC121235931 gene encoding inactive protein RESTRICTED TEV MOVEMENT 2-like isoform X3 — its product is MENVRDMRGYGGRTSSQNPVVEEFVPSSLWREDPRTHSLVVDLPGFKKDELKLQVTGSGDLIISGERKVHEEKIVYFEQTFKVPKNTEMDKTTGKFSGEILYVTVPKQVVEEKRTYENVEGNANGSQREDEKKSKGNANHLPQGKTGFKNDEIHFQITGSGNLMINGERKVHDDKIVYFEQTFTVPTNMDMDTTTGKFSGEILFVTVPKQVVDEKRNVGFSEEITEYLKNTNSENVVEMLKRNKGIFMTAIEKGFKKDELKLQVTGSGDLMISGERKVHEEKIVYFEQTFEVPKNTDMDKITGKFSAEILYVTVPKQGVEEKRTYENVEGNASGSQREDEKKSKGKVYHLPQGKIGFKNDEVQLQITGSGNLMISGERKVHEDKIDYIEQTFKVRKNTDMEKNIGKFSGDILFVTVPKQVVDEKRNVGFYEEIIKDLKNTNSENVVEMLIRNKGILMTAILAFSLGVLATRKL
- the LOC121235931 gene encoding inactive protein RESTRICTED TEV MOVEMENT 2-like isoform X2, whose translation is MISGERKAHEEKIISFEKTFKVPKNTDMDKTTGKFIGDQVLFVTVPKQVVEEKRNVGFSEEICTKDLKDTNSENVVEMLKRNKGILMTAIEKGFKKDELKLQVTGSGDLIISGERKVHEEKIVYFEQTFKVPKNTEMDKTTGKFSGEILYVTVPKQVVEEKRTYENVEGNANGSQREDEKKSKGNANHLPQGKTGFKNDEIHFQITGSGNLMINGERKVHDDKIVYFEQTFTVPTNMDMDTTTGKFSGEILFVTVPKQVVDEKRNVGFSEEITEYLKNTNSENVVEMLKRNKGIFMTAIEKGFKKDELKLQVTGSGDLMISGERKVHEEKIVYFEQTFEVPKNTDMDKITGKFSAEILYVTVPKQGVEEKRTYENVEGNASGSQREDEKKSKGKVYHLPQGKIGFKNDEVQLQITGSGNLMISGERKVHEDKIDYIEQTFKVRKNTDMEKNIGKFSGDILFVTVPKQVVDEKRNVGFYEEIIKDLKNTNSENVVEMLIRNKGILMTAILAFSLGVLATRKL